In Desulforegula conservatrix Mb1Pa, the genomic window GCGCAAATAGCAATCCAACCCTGATGAAAGAGTCCATAAGTTTTTGAAACAATCTGTTTTCCATTTCAAGATCTGGTTCATATTTCATTTTCATGGCTCAGCTCCTTCCTGACTATAAATATTAATATAATTGCAAATATTTTGGGGCTAACTAAACAAGATCGTTCGATTTCATCAATATATACTCATCAATGTCACAGCTTGAACATTTGAAATGAGTCAGGCCGTTTGAATGGCAAGCCTTTTGTTGCATCATTACTGGAAAACCCTTTTGAAAAAGGGTTTTCCAGACCTTTCCCAAAACTTTTATCTGATTACCACTCTGCTTCAGCCATAGAAAGCATGGTTGATGGCATGGGTGGAGTCCTAAGAGCAACATAAATCAGTCTGTGAATCATGGACGGCAGATCATATCGGCGATTGAATCTGTACTGAAATTCTGCCAGGTACCGCGGAACATGCTTGCGATTAATTGCA contains:
- a CDS encoding transposase; amino-acid sequence: LAGFQHEPHVTGGGKAAVEHPSFKWVNIILGNLKNALKGTYHAINRKHVPRYLAEFQYRFNRRYDLPSMIHRLIYVALRTPPMPSTMLSMAEAEW